A stretch of Rhinoderma darwinii isolate aRhiDar2 chromosome 4, aRhiDar2.hap1, whole genome shotgun sequence DNA encodes these proteins:
- the LRATD1 gene encoding protein LRATD1, protein MGNQLDRITHLNYSELPTGDPSGVEKDELRVGVAYFFSDEEEDLDDRGQSERYTVRDSSPSESEGHILLNEIEFSAFSCQECIFTKLRGSQDLSVYPMQSLLTFCKPGDILELIFICPTADHTLPPSPHWAVYIGQGQIIHLHRGEIRKDNVFEVGGGCMGRVVSSWYRYRPLTAELVLQNACGHLGLRSDEICWTNSESFAAWCRFGNREFKAGGEVHSGNIQYFLKLHLEENNIHTMRFHSLEELIREKRNLDASGKLRVMKELSMMENKE, encoded by the coding sequence ATGGGAAATCAACTGGATCGCATCACCCACCTGAATTACAGCGAGCTTCCAACAGGGGACCCTTCTGGGGTAGAAAAGGACGAGTTACGAGTTGGGGTGGCATACTTTTTCTCTGATGAGGAGGAGGACCTGGACGATAGAGGACAATCTGAGCGATACACTGTGAGGGACTCCAGTCCCAGCGAGAGTGAGGGGCATATTCTACTCAATGAGATTGAGTTTTCTGCCTTTAGTTGCCAGGAATGCATCTTTACCAAGCTCAGGGGCAGCCAGGACCTCAGTGTCTATCCTATGCAAAGCTTGCTGACCTTTTGCAAACCAGGAGATATCCTGGAATTGATCTTTATTTGCCCCACCGCAGACCATACTCTTCCCCCATCACCTCACTGGGCAGTTTACATTGGCCAGGGACAGATTATTCACTTGCACCGTGGGGAGATTCGTAAAGACAATGTTTTTGAGGTAGGTGGAGGGTGTATGGGGAGGGTGGTGAGTAGTTGGTATCGATATAGACCTCTGACTGCCGAGCTGGTCCTACAAAACGCATGTGGACACCTTGGCTTAAGAAGCGATGAGATCTGCTGGACTAACTCTGAAAGTTTTGCAGCCTGGTGCAGGTTTGGAAACAGAGAATTCAAAGCCGGTGGCGAGGTTCATTCTGGTAACATTCAGTATTTTTTAAAGCTCCATCTGGAAGAAAACAACATTCATACCATGAGATTTCACAGTCTGGAGGAACTTATACGTGAGAAGCGTAATTTGGACGCTAGTGGGAAGTTAAGAGTCATGAAGGAACTCTCCATGATGGAGAACAAAGAGTAA